The following proteins are encoded in a genomic region of Ornithinibacillus sp. 4-3:
- the ftsH gene encoding ATP-dependent zinc metalloprotease FtsH, producing MNRVFRNLFFYGIIFLVLIAVIGLFNGQNKEVKEFTVHEFTQALSNGEIKEMTMQPVNKIMRFTGTLNQDNAEFVSQVPDNTEIIAEITKQASDQDVLKVAQEEQPSAFVSFLTMMLPFLIIGLIFFFFLTRAQGGGGGGGRVMNFGKSKAKLYSEEKKKVRFSDVAGADEEKQELVEVVDFLKDPRKFTKVGARIPKGVLLVGPPGTGKTLLAKAVAGEAGTPFFSISGSDFVEMFVGVGASRVRDLFENAKKNSPCIIFIDEIDAVGRQRGAGLGGGHDEREQTLNQLLVEMDGFDANEGIIMIAATNRPDILDPALLRPGRFDRQITVDRPDVKGREQILHVHARNKPVDDSIDLKTIAMRTPGFSGADLENLLNEAALVAARRDKKQITMEEVDEAIDRVIAGPAKKSRVVSQKEREIVAYHESGHTVIGMVLNDADTVHKVTIVPRGQAGGYAVMLPKEDRYIVTKPELFDKITGLLGGRVAEEIIFGKGNVSTGASNDFQRATAIAKRMITEFGMSEKIGPTQFSGGGGEVFLGRDLHNEQNYSDVIAHEIDTEMQNFIGYCYERARTILTENRDKLELIAQTLLDVETLDEEQIKSLFETGVLPEPTTNEDGEVVVNIQSQENKPDSFEDAKAKADATKQEESSEEVEEDTEQTEQRTDDSDNPSSKNNNEKE from the coding sequence AGAAATGACGATGCAGCCAGTCAATAAAATAATGAGATTTACAGGGACCTTGAATCAAGATAATGCAGAATTTGTTTCACAAGTTCCAGATAACACAGAGATCATTGCAGAAATTACAAAGCAAGCCTCTGATCAAGATGTGTTGAAGGTAGCACAAGAGGAGCAGCCAAGTGCATTTGTTAGCTTCCTAACAATGATGTTACCTTTCCTGATCATCGGATTAATTTTCTTCTTCTTCCTTACTAGAGCACAAGGCGGCGGCGGGGGCGGCGGCCGAGTGATGAATTTTGGTAAGAGTAAAGCGAAGCTATACAGTGAAGAAAAGAAAAAGGTTCGTTTCTCAGATGTAGCTGGTGCTGATGAAGAGAAACAGGAGCTTGTAGAAGTAGTAGACTTCTTAAAGGATCCTCGTAAGTTTACTAAAGTCGGTGCCCGAATACCAAAAGGAGTTCTCTTAGTAGGACCTCCAGGTACAGGTAAAACATTACTTGCGAAAGCAGTAGCTGGAGAAGCTGGTACACCTTTCTTCTCAATTAGTGGTTCTGATTTCGTAGAAATGTTTGTCGGAGTCGGTGCGTCCCGAGTACGTGACTTATTTGAAAACGCGAAGAAAAATTCACCATGTATCATCTTTATTGATGAGATTGATGCAGTAGGTAGACAGCGTGGAGCAGGTCTTGGTGGAGGTCATGATGAGCGTGAACAGACGTTAAACCAGTTATTGGTTGAAATGGATGGATTTGATGCAAATGAAGGAATCATCATGATTGCGGCTACTAACCGCCCTGATATTCTAGACCCAGCATTATTACGCCCAGGACGATTTGACCGTCAAATTACAGTAGACCGTCCAGATGTAAAAGGACGCGAACAAATTTTACATGTACATGCACGTAATAAACCAGTCGATGATTCGATTGATTTAAAAACGATTGCTATGCGTACACCAGGATTTTCTGGAGCTGATTTAGAAAATCTATTAAACGAGGCAGCGCTTGTTGCTGCAAGACGCGATAAGAAGCAAATTACAATGGAAGAAGTAGATGAAGCCATTGATCGTGTCATTGCAGGGCCGGCGAAGAAGAGCCGAGTGGTCTCACAGAAAGAACGCGAAATTGTTGCATATCATGAAAGTGGTCACACAGTTATAGGAATGGTATTAAACGATGCAGATACCGTGCATAAGGTAACTATTGTTCCTCGTGGCCAAGCTGGTGGTTATGCAGTAATGTTACCGAAAGAAGATCGTTATATTGTTACAAAACCAGAGTTGTTTGATAAAATTACAGGTCTCTTAGGTGGACGTGTAGCAGAGGAAATCATCTTTGGTAAAGGTAATGTAAGTACTGGAGCTTCCAACGACTTCCAACGTGCAACTGCAATTGCGAAAAGAATGATTACTGAATTTGGTATGAGTGAAAAAATTGGTCCAACACAATTTAGTGGTGGAGGCGGCGAAGTGTTCTTAGGCCGTGACCTACACAATGAGCAAAATTACAGTGATGTTATTGCACATGAAATTGATACAGAAATGCAAAACTTTATTGGTTATTGCTATGAGCGTGCAAGAACAATTTTAACGGAAAACCGTGATAAATTAGAGCTTATTGCACAAACATTGTTAGACGTGGAAACACTTGATGAAGAACAAATCAAATCACTCTTTGAAACAGGTGTTCTTCCTGAACCAACAACAAATGAAGATGGTGAAGTGGTTGTAAATATTCAATCACAAGAAAACAAACCAGATTCATTTGAAGATGCCAAGGCAAAAGCTGATGCAACTAAGCAAGAAGAGTCTTCTGAAGAAGTAGAAGAAGATACAGAGCAAACAGAACAAAGAACAGATGATTCAGACAATCCGTCATCTAAAAATAATAACGAAAAAGAATAA
- a CDS encoding type III pantothenate kinase: MIFVIDIGNTNTVLGVFEEEQLKYEWRIKTDRYKTADEFAVLIKSLFDYKGVLFSDVTDIIISSVVPPIMASLEMMCKNYFQIKPMIIGKNMKTNLKMLYPNPQEIGADRIVNAVGAIEKYDGPIVIIDFGTATTYCYINENKEYVGGIISPGITISMEALYQKAAKLPKIDIQRPDRIIGQSTIEAMQSGVFYGYIAQVDGIVQRIKKEWKTEPTVIATGGLAPLLVKASETIDVVDQYLTLNGLYLIYKNNK, translated from the coding sequence ATGATCTTTGTTATTGATATTGGAAATACAAACACAGTGCTAGGAGTTTTTGAGGAAGAGCAGTTAAAATATGAATGGCGTATTAAAACAGATCGCTATAAAACAGCAGATGAGTTTGCGGTATTAATCAAATCATTATTTGATTATAAAGGAGTATTGTTTTCTGATGTTACGGATATTATTATCTCCTCCGTTGTTCCGCCTATTATGGCTTCACTGGAAATGATGTGTAAGAATTATTTTCAAATAAAACCAATGATTATCGGAAAAAATATGAAAACAAATTTAAAAATGCTATATCCTAATCCGCAAGAAATCGGTGCAGATCGAATTGTTAATGCGGTCGGAGCTATTGAAAAATATGATGGTCCAATTGTTATTATAGATTTTGGAACAGCAACAACGTACTGTTATATTAATGAAAACAAGGAGTATGTCGGTGGAATTATTTCCCCAGGAATTACGATATCCATGGAAGCATTATATCAAAAGGCAGCAAAGCTTCCGAAAATTGATATTCAACGACCGGATCGTATTATTGGGCAATCGACGATTGAAGCAATGCAATCTGGGGTATTTTATGGATATATTGCTCAAGTTGATGGAATAGTTCAACGTATTAAAAAAGAGTGGAAGACAGAACCTACAGTTATCGCAACAGGAGGATTAGCACCTCTTCTAGTCAAAGCATCAGAAACGATTGATGTTGTTGATCAGTATTTAACATTAAATGGTCTCTATTTGATTTATAAAAATAATAAATAA